The sequence CAAGGCGACTGAAATATGTATCCTCGCTGACCAGGAACCAGACACTTGAAACCGGATACTGAATAACAGGAGCCCCCATGCGCTATTCAAGATATTTTCTTCCCACTCTGCGAGAAGTTCCTGCAGATGCGGAAGTCGTCAGCCACCAGCTCATGCTGCGGGCCGGCATGGTCCGGCGCATAGCGGCCGGGATCTACGACATCCTGCCCCTCGGCCTGAGGGTGATCCGCAAGGTCGAGAGGATCATCCGCGAGGAGATGGACAGAGCGGGCGCCCACGAGCTGTTCATGCCAAGCATCCTCCCCGCTGAGCTGTGGCAGGAGACAGGCCGGTGGGATTTCTACGGGAAGGAGCTCCTGCGCATCCGGGACCGCAACGGAAGGGATTTCTGTTACGGGCCCACCCATGAGGAGATCTTCACCGACCTGGTGAGACGGGAGATCCGCTCCTACCGGCAGTTGCCCCGGAACCTGTACCAGATCCAGACCAAGTTCCGTGACGAGGTGCGCCCGCGGTTCGGACTCATGAGGGGCCGGGAGTTTTCCATGAAAGACGCCTATTCCTTCGACCGGGACAAGGCCGGGGCCGAGAAAAGCTACCAGGCCATGCACGAGGCGTACACGGCCATCTTCCGGAGGTGCGGCCTGAAGTTCCGGGACGTGGAGGCGGACACCGGCAAGATCGGCGGAAGCCTTTCCCACGAGTTCATGGTCCTCGCCGACACCGGGGAGGACAGCGTGGTCAGCTGCCGGGGTTGCGATTATGCCGCCAACCTGGAAATGGCCGCCGTCGCTTCCCCTGCCGGGGAATCTCCGGCTGATGCTGCCGTTGAAAGAAACGGCAGCGGGGAGAAACGGAAGGATGTTTCCACACCGGGACAAAAATCGGTGGAAGAGGTTACCCGCTTCCTGGGGATTACTCCCGGGAAACTGGTCAAAACCATCGTCATGAGCGGCGACAAGGGAACGGTCGGTGTCCTGGTGCGGGGTGACCACGAGGTCAACCCGGTCAAGGTCCGTCGCCTTGTGGAGGACGAGACCCTGGAGCTGGCAGAGCCGGAGGTGGTGGAGAAGGTTACGGGCGCCCCCGTGGGATTCGCCGGTCCGGTCGGCCTGGCCATTCCCCTTTTCGCGGACAACAGTGTCGCTGCCATGTCGGGGTTCGTCACCGGCGGGAACGCGAAGGATGTCCACACGACGGGCGTGGACCTGGCCGATTTCAAGGTCGAGGCGTTCGCGGACCTGAGAGAGGCTGTCCAGGGGGACCCGTGCCCCCGCTGTGGCGGGGAACTGACCTTCCTGCGCGGTATCGAGGTGGGGCACATCTTCTACCTTGGCACCAGGTACAGCGAGTCCATGAAGGCCCATTACCTGGACGAGAGCGGGGATGAGAAGGTCATCGAGATGGGATGCTACGGCATCGGCGTGGGCAGGACGGCTGCGGCCGCCATCGAGCAGAACCACGACGACAAGGGGATCATCTGGCCCGTGCCCATCGCCCCTTTTACGGTGGCCCTTTTGTCCCTGGACCCGGGCAAGGAGGAGATCCACTCCGTGGCGGAAGGGATCTATGAAGAACTCATCGCCGGGGGTGTGGAGGTCCTTTTCGACGACCGGGAGGAGCGCCCCGGCGTGAAATTCAACGACGCGG comes from bacterium and encodes:
- a CDS encoding proline--tRNA ligase; the encoded protein is MRYSRYFLPTLREVPADAEVVSHQLMLRAGMVRRIAAGIYDILPLGLRVIRKVERIIREEMDRAGAHELFMPSILPAELWQETGRWDFYGKELLRIRDRNGRDFCYGPTHEEIFTDLVRREIRSYRQLPRNLYQIQTKFRDEVRPRFGLMRGREFSMKDAYSFDRDKAGAEKSYQAMHEAYTAIFRRCGLKFRDVEADTGKIGGSLSHEFMVLADTGEDSVVSCRGCDYAANLEMAAVASPAGESPADAAVERNGSGEKRKDVSTPGQKSVEEVTRFLGITPGKLVKTIVMSGDKGTVGVLVRGDHEVNPVKVRRLVEDETLELAEPEVVEKVTGAPVGFAGPVGLAIPLFADNSVAAMSGFVTGGNAKDVHTTGVDLADFKVEAFADLREAVQGDPCPRCGGELTFLRGIEVGHIFYLGTRYSESMKAHYLDESGDEKVIEMGCYGIGVGRTAAAAIEQNHDDKGIIWPVPIAPFTVALLSLDPGKEEIHSVAEGIYEELIAGGVEVLFDDREERPGVKFNDADLIGLPMRVTVGGRGVKDGVAELKERASGLEEKVPLDKVVNVVMEFIASRS